In Molothrus aeneus isolate 106 unplaced genomic scaffold, BPBGC_Maene_1.0 scaffold_36, whole genome shotgun sequence, one genomic interval encodes:
- the LOC136570727 gene encoding zinc finger protein 551-like, producing the protein MGFQRNSTLVKHRRIHTGERPYQCVECGKSFGHKGNLFQHQRIHTGEQPCECGECGKSFRWNSDLIMHQRTHTGERPYVCVECGKSFSLSSNLIRHQRIHTGERPYECGECGKAFRRSSDLIKHQRIHTGERPYECGECGKSFSLSSNLIRHQRIHTGERPYECGQCGKNFSWSSDLIKHQRIHTGERPYECGECGMRFSQRSDLIRHQMTHTGERPYECDKCRKRFLTSFHLLRHFLSHTEERPFQCPECGKGFKRNSTLHYRIHTEERPFHCPNCGKGFKHNSHLIIHQRIQTGERPYECPQCGKSFSCSSNLTRHQRRHWVPAFPCPICSHGSAFGNGGGGGGREEEAEHPQYKRRGRISWPGRSLEAPQSQKHRPPFCWCPGSGI; encoded by the exons ATGGGATTCCAACGCAACTCCACCCTCGTGAagcaccggcgcatccacactggggaacggccctaccAATgtgtggaatgtgggaagagctttggaCACAAAGGGAACCTGTTCCAGCatcagaggatccacactggggaacagCCCtgcgagtgtggggagtgtgggaagagcttcaggtggaactccgACCTGATCatgcaccagaggacccacactggggagcgGCCCTATGTGTGcgtggaatgtgggaagagcttcagcctgAGCTCTAacctgatcaggcaccagaggatccacactggggagaggccctacgagtgtggggagtgtgggaaggcCTTCAGGAGGAGCTCTGACCTTATaaagcaccagaggatccacactggagagaggccctacgagtgtggggagtgtgggaagagcttcagcctgagctccaacctgatcaggcaccagaggatccacactggggaacggccctacgagtgtgggcaGTGTGGGAAGAACTTCAGCTGGAGCTCTGATCTGATCAAGCatcagaggatccacactggagagagaccctacgagtgtggggagtgtgggatgCGCTTCAGCCAGAGATCTGACCTAATCAGGCACCAGatgacccacactggggagaggccctatgagtgtgataaatgcaggaagaggtttctgaCCAGCTTCCATCTCCTCCGGCACTTTCtgagtcacacagaggagaggcccttccaatgccccgagtgtgggaagggattcaagcgcaactccaccctc cactatcggattcacacagaggagaggcccttccactgccccaactgtgggaagggattcaagcacaaCTCCCACCTCATCATTCACCAGCGCATCCaaactggggagaggccctacgagtgtccccagtgtgggaagagcttctcctgcagctctaacTTGACCcgacaccaacggaggcactg gGTTCCggcctttccctgccccatttGCTCTCACGGTTCGGCCTTCGGGAacgggggaggaggaggagggagggaggaagaggccgAGCACCCGCAGTacaagaggagagggagaatcTCGTGGCCTGGACGCTCCCTGGAGGCGCCGCAGTCCCAGAAGCATCGCCCCCCATTTTGCTGGTGCCCGGGCAGCGGGA TATAG